The Deinococcus koreensis genome window below encodes:
- a CDS encoding dipeptidase, translating into MTSPDLSAHLDRDVAQQELFDLLRIPSVSADPAYRADVRRAADWLQAKLSGLGFAARVDDTPGHPVVYAERQDAPGKPTVLIYGHYDVQPEAPLEEWVTPPFEPTVRDGRIYARGSTDDKGQAFAHVRGVELLLSRGALPVNVKFLLEGEEEVGSPSIVPYLQAHAEELKADVIVISDGSRFAQGVPTITYGLRGLSYVEILVQGANRDLHSGSYGGAAPNPINALCEIIAALKDDQGRVTIPGFYDGVEPLTAQEREMWASLPHDDAEFAASIGVSALPGEAGYSVLERIWGRPTLDVNGIWGGYQGEGSKTVIAAKAGAKVSMRLVPGQDPARITSLIQEYVPKIAPAGVTVEVRNHHGGQPMRFSTESPSIRAANRALRRVYGRDAVFARTGGSIPIVAAFAEILKTEVLFVDMGLNEDAPHSPNESFAVQDFENGILTSAYLLQELGRE; encoded by the coding sequence ATGACCAGCCCCGATCTCTCCGCCCACCTCGACCGAGACGTTGCCCAGCAGGAACTGTTCGACCTGCTGCGGATCCCCAGCGTCAGCGCCGATCCCGCCTACCGGGCCGACGTGCGCCGCGCCGCCGACTGGCTGCAGGCCAAACTCTCCGGGCTGGGCTTCGCGGCCCGCGTGGACGACACCCCCGGGCATCCGGTGGTGTATGCCGAGCGCCAGGACGCGCCAGGCAAGCCCACCGTGCTGATCTACGGCCACTACGACGTGCAGCCCGAGGCGCCGCTGGAGGAGTGGGTCACGCCGCCCTTCGAGCCCACCGTCCGGGATGGGCGCATCTATGCGCGCGGCAGCACCGACGACAAGGGGCAGGCCTTCGCGCACGTGCGCGGCGTGGAACTGCTGCTCTCGCGGGGCGCCCTGCCGGTCAACGTGAAGTTCCTGCTGGAAGGCGAGGAGGAGGTCGGCAGCCCCAGCATCGTGCCCTACCTGCAGGCCCACGCCGAGGAACTGAAGGCGGACGTGATCGTGATCTCCGACGGCAGCCGCTTCGCGCAGGGCGTGCCGACCATCACCTACGGCCTGCGCGGCCTGAGCTACGTGGAAATTCTGGTGCAGGGAGCCAACCGTGACCTGCACTCCGGCTCGTACGGCGGCGCCGCGCCCAACCCGATCAATGCCCTGTGTGAGATCATCGCCGCGCTCAAGGACGACCAGGGCCGCGTGACCATCCCCGGCTTCTACGACGGCGTGGAACCGCTGACCGCTCAGGAGCGCGAGATGTGGGCCTCGCTGCCGCACGACGACGCCGAGTTCGCCGCGAGCATCGGGGTCTCCGCGCTGCCGGGCGAGGCCGGCTACTCGGTGCTGGAACGCATCTGGGGCCGCCCCACGCTGGACGTGAACGGCATCTGGGGCGGCTACCAGGGCGAGGGCAGCAAGACCGTGATCGCGGCGAAGGCCGGGGCCAAGGTCTCCATGCGGCTGGTGCCGGGGCAGGATCCGGCGCGCATCACCTCGCTGATCCAGGAGTACGTGCCGAAGATCGCGCCCGCCGGCGTGACGGTGGAAGTCCGCAACCACCACGGCGGGCAGCCCATGAGATTCAGCACCGAGAGCCCCTCTATCCGCGCCGCGAACCGCGCCCTCAGGCGCGTGTACGGCCGCGACGCCGTGTTCGCCCGCACCGGGGGCTCCATTCCCATCGTGGCCGCCTTCGCGGAGATCCTGAAGACCGAGGTGCTGTTCGTGGATATGGGCCTGAACGAGGACGCCCCGCACAGCCCCAACGAGAGCTTCGCCGTGCAGGACTTTGAGAACGGCATCCTGACGAGCGCGTATCTGCTGCAGGAACTGGGCCGGGAATGA
- a CDS encoding permease prefix domain 1-containing protein — MNVNDTERYLNAATRGLWGRQRRELSTELRGHIQMRVNELLIAGHGEAQAQAQVLRELGAPAQVSGGMLQVHTLPGALKGGFAAILVATAMLSVLPHSQAQVQSIYGNIPNYGASGYFNFQQLQEELKRAGAGLTGNAANATLTLPGAPRPDYPVNTWGATTLKQDGQTYIQARSIIAALQNTGAVLKLSGWTNPILQAQGARIRFQTSDWRVLNDLYGQTLGGNTDLTAFGSLPLTMLEPDGNTSEISVSNPRLQKGQIYALVTAQFSDWKRMDSAGNPLDSGTIMLASNIVQGAAGMAQFRIYNDTRPLQLFGTVEAFQKAIDPYRGKTRPWNAARPAPALLLELSGRFDQDAFKVVLPDKTRLN, encoded by the coding sequence CGGCCTGTGGGGCCGGCAACGCCGGGAGCTGAGTACCGAGCTGAGGGGCCATATCCAGATGCGCGTCAACGAGCTGCTGATCGCCGGGCACGGGGAAGCGCAGGCCCAGGCCCAGGTGCTCCGTGAACTGGGCGCCCCCGCGCAGGTCAGCGGAGGGATGCTGCAAGTCCACACCCTGCCCGGCGCCCTGAAGGGCGGATTCGCCGCCATCCTGGTCGCCACGGCCATGCTGAGCGTGCTTCCACACAGCCAGGCGCAGGTGCAGAGCATCTACGGGAACATTCCGAACTACGGCGCGTCGGGATACTTCAATTTCCAGCAGCTGCAGGAGGAGTTGAAGAGGGCGGGTGCTGGACTCACGGGCAACGCGGCGAACGCGACCCTCACGCTTCCCGGCGCTCCTCGGCCCGACTACCCTGTGAATACCTGGGGAGCCACCACTCTCAAACAGGATGGGCAGACCTACATCCAGGCCCGGTCGATCATCGCCGCACTTCAGAACACTGGAGCAGTGTTGAAGCTCAGCGGCTGGACAAACCCCATACTTCAGGCACAGGGAGCCCGGATTCGCTTCCAGACGAGCGACTGGCGTGTGCTCAACGACCTTTATGGTCAGACTTTGGGCGGAAACACTGACCTCACGGCCTTCGGCAGCCTGCCTCTGACGATGTTGGAACCCGATGGGAACACCAGCGAGATCAGCGTCTCGAACCCACGCCTCCAAAAAGGACAGATCTACGCTCTCGTCACCGCCCAGTTCAGCGACTGGAAGAGGATGGACAGCGCCGGCAACCCGCTCGACAGCGGCACCATCATGCTCGCCAGCAACATCGTGCAGGGCGCTGCCGGGATGGCCCAGTTCCGCATCTACAACGACACCCGACCCCTCCAGTTGTTCGGCACGGTCGAGGCGTTCCAGAAGGCCATCGACCCGTACCGGGGCAAGACCCGGCCGTGGAACGCGGCCCGGCCCGCCCCCGCCCTGCTGCTGGAACTCAGCGGCCGCTTCGATCAGGACGCCTTCAAGGTCGTTCTGCCCGACAAGACCCGCTTGAACTGA
- the cysS gene encoding cysteine--tRNA ligase: MTREPDPNIVLYDTMQRQKVVFTPSTPGRVGMYLCGPTVYSDAHLGHAKKEVAFDVIRRAFLHFGYAVRYVANITDVGHLQNDADDGEDKIARRAALEQLEPMEVADKYFWSFVKDMDALNVLKPSINPRATGHITEQIELISELIDRGHAYESQGSVYFDVRSWPQYGKLSGRKLDDQEEGTREEVRSEKRDPRDFALWKRAEAGHIMRWDSPWGVGFPGWHIECSAMSLKYLGEGFDIHGGGLDLQFPHHEAEIAQAEAAGHAFARYWMHNNMLTIGGEKMSKSKGNFTTIADVLAEHDPMVVRFLLVGSHYRSVTEFSEEAFEGARNGYRRLSETLHEITRRLSGAPAGHDAALDGRVAEHVRAFEDAMRDDFNTPRAVAALFGLTTELNAALNAGPVARGSLELAQAAYLNLGGGVLGLFMDSPKERQDDTQVVSALMELVLKARQNYRLSKQYAEADELRQTLLDVGLTVEDTKDGPRWKR; encoded by the coding sequence ATGACCCGAGAGCCCGATCCGAACATCGTCCTGTACGACACCATGCAGCGCCAGAAGGTGGTGTTCACGCCGTCCACGCCGGGGCGCGTGGGCATGTACCTGTGCGGGCCGACCGTGTACTCCGACGCCCACCTGGGGCACGCCAAGAAGGAGGTGGCCTTCGACGTGATCCGGCGGGCCTTCCTGCATTTCGGCTACGCGGTGCGCTACGTGGCGAACATCACCGACGTGGGGCACCTGCAGAACGACGCCGACGACGGCGAGGACAAGATCGCCCGGCGGGCCGCGCTGGAGCAGCTGGAGCCGATGGAGGTCGCCGACAAGTACTTCTGGTCGTTCGTGAAGGACATGGACGCCCTGAATGTGCTCAAGCCCAGCATCAATCCGCGCGCCACCGGGCACATCACCGAGCAGATCGAGCTGATTTCGGAGCTGATCGACCGGGGCCACGCCTACGAGTCCCAGGGCAGCGTGTACTTCGATGTCCGTTCCTGGCCGCAGTACGGCAAACTGTCGGGCCGCAAGCTCGACGATCAGGAGGAAGGGACGCGCGAGGAGGTGCGGAGCGAGAAGCGCGATCCCCGTGACTTCGCGCTGTGGAAGCGGGCGGAAGCGGGCCACATCATGCGCTGGGACTCGCCCTGGGGCGTGGGCTTTCCGGGCTGGCACATCGAATGCTCGGCGATGAGCCTGAAGTACCTGGGCGAGGGCTTCGACATCCACGGCGGCGGCCTGGATCTGCAGTTCCCGCACCACGAGGCCGAGATCGCGCAGGCCGAGGCGGCCGGACACGCCTTCGCGCGCTACTGGATGCACAACAACATGCTGACCATCGGCGGCGAGAAGATGAGCAAGAGCAAGGGCAACTTCACGACCATCGCCGACGTGCTGGCCGAGCACGATCCGATGGTGGTGCGCTTTCTGCTGGTGGGCAGCCACTACCGTTCCGTGACCGAATTCAGCGAGGAGGCCTTCGAGGGCGCCCGGAACGGCTACCGCCGCCTGAGCGAGACCCTGCACGAGATCACCCGTCGCCTGAGCGGCGCCCCTGCTGGACACGACGCCGCGCTGGACGGCCGCGTCGCGGAGCATGTGCGGGCCTTCGAGGACGCCATGCGGGACGATTTCAACACGCCCCGGGCCGTGGCCGCGCTCTTCGGCCTGACCACCGAGCTGAACGCCGCCCTGAACGCCGGGCCGGTCGCTCGCGGCAGCCTGGAACTCGCCCAGGCGGCCTACCTGAACCTGGGCGGCGGCGTGCTGGGCCTCTTCATGGACAGCCCGAAGGAGCGCCAGGACGACACGCAGGTCGTGAGCGCCCTGATGGAACTGGTCTTGAAAGCCCGCCAGAACTACCGCCTGAGCAAGCAGTACGCCGAGGCCGATGAGCTGAGGCAGACCCTGCTGGACGTGGGCCTGACCGTGGAGGACACCAAGGACGGCCCGCGCTGGAAGCGGTGA
- a CDS encoding HD-GYP domain-containing protein, with amino-acid sequence MNEYVPGQHSDRLPETFSLLSQAPDAIVQDTCDEAGIWMRQLLGRPVEGHECQVTLLALRLALEAGEVRTTQGIRQVIWAGMLHDIGKSAIDPRIINKPGGLTDQEQEIMRHHPSLGRRLASMAPGVDAEILTAINHHHERWDGQGYPAGLIGESIPMLARILKVADVYDALVTDRPYRPAWSTEEAVTYLMNHAGTDFDPRLVRVFVHQVLCTHGSQDSQFPEF; translated from the coding sequence GTGAACGAGTACGTGCCCGGACAACATAGCGACCGTCTCCCCGAGACGTTCAGTCTGCTGTCACAGGCACCGGACGCCATCGTTCAGGACACCTGCGACGAAGCGGGGATCTGGATGCGTCAACTGCTGGGCCGACCCGTCGAAGGTCACGAATGTCAGGTGACCCTGCTGGCGCTGAGGCTGGCGCTGGAAGCCGGCGAAGTGCGAACCACCCAGGGCATCCGTCAGGTCATCTGGGCCGGAATGCTGCACGACATCGGAAAATCAGCCATCGATCCACGCATCATCAACAAACCTGGCGGCCTCACCGATCAGGAGCAGGAGATCATGCGCCACCATCCCTCTCTGGGACGGCGACTGGCGAGCATGGCTCCGGGCGTCGATGCGGAAATCCTCACGGCGATCAACCACCACCACGAGCGGTGGGATGGGCAGGGCTACCCTGCCGGACTGATCGGCGAATCCATTCCCATGCTGGCCCGCATCCTGAAAGTGGCCGACGTGTACGACGCCCTCGTGACAGATCGCCCCTACCGGCCGGCCTGGTCGACCGAGGAAGCGGTCACCTACCTGATGAATCACGCCGGAACGGATTTCGATCCCCGCCTGGTTCGGGTCTTCGTCCATCAGGTGCTCTGCACCCATGGATCGCAGGACAGCCAGTTCCCGGAATTTTGA
- a CDS encoding ion channel: MTHSAPTSTPPQADDQPLRPPGDLGLSGVFEGETRFLNRDGRFNSRRIGLGLGAYNPYTLLLAIGWTPFFGWALTLYLLLNALFGLGFFALGPGALSEMPGSTGARLLACFFFSVQTFGTIGFGHVYPVTLAANALVTIEAFVGLMGVALVTGMLFARFSRPTHRLLFSDGAVVAPYRGGRGLMVRLANGRRSELMDVTAEIVLSLRPPGHRPDDPHREFHSLALERSRVTFFPLAWTIVHPMDSGSPLAGLDEAELREREAELLVVLRATDETSQQPIQARISYHATEIRWGRAFASMYLRDGGRLAVDVRRLHDTQPAELPPGA, from the coding sequence ATGACGCACTCCGCGCCCACGTCCACCCCGCCGCAGGCCGACGACCAGCCGCTCCGGCCACCGGGCGACCTGGGGCTCTCCGGGGTCTTCGAGGGCGAGACCCGCTTCCTGAACCGCGACGGCCGCTTCAACTCGCGCCGGATCGGGCTGGGGCTGGGCGCCTACAACCCCTATACGCTGCTGCTCGCCATCGGCTGGACGCCGTTTTTCGGCTGGGCGCTGACGCTGTACCTGCTGCTCAACGCGCTGTTCGGGCTGGGCTTCTTCGCCCTGGGGCCGGGCGCCCTGAGCGAGATGCCGGGCAGCACCGGAGCGCGCCTGCTGGCCTGCTTCTTCTTCTCGGTGCAGACCTTCGGCACCATCGGCTTCGGGCACGTGTACCCCGTGACGCTGGCCGCCAACGCGCTGGTGACCATCGAAGCCTTCGTGGGCCTGATGGGCGTGGCGCTGGTCACGGGGATGCTGTTCGCGCGCTTCTCGCGGCCCACCCACCGGCTGCTGTTCAGCGACGGGGCCGTGGTGGCGCCGTACCGGGGCGGACGCGGCCTGATGGTGCGGCTGGCCAACGGGCGGCGCAGCGAGCTGATGGACGTGACGGCCGAGATCGTGCTCTCCCTGCGCCCCCCCGGCCACCGCCCGGACGATCCTCACCGCGAGTTCCACAGCCTGGCCCTGGAACGCTCGCGCGTGACCTTCTTTCCGCTGGCCTGGACGATCGTCCACCCGATGGACTCCGGCAGTCCCCTCGCCGGACTGGACGAGGCCGAGCTGCGGGAGCGCGAGGCCGAGCTGCTGGTCGTTCTGCGCGCGACCGACGAGACCTCGCAGCAGCCCATCCAGGCCCGCATCAGCTACCACGCCACGGAGATCCGCTGGGGCCGGGCCTTCGCCTCCATGTACCTGCGCGACGGCGGCCGGCTGGCCGTGGACGTGCGGCGCCTGCACGACACCCAGCCCGCTGAGCTGCCCCCCGGCGCCTGA
- the hspR gene encoding heat shock protein transcriptional repressor HspR, fused homodimer type encodes MAPDSKHRPVYVISVAAELVDMHPQTLRLYERKGLIRPGRSSGKTRLYSERDIEHLREIRRLTQELGVNLAGVEEVMRLQHELDDLQGEFEAEIQRIEGELRGQAQALPSSDGRFDPKDRPVYVISIAAELVDMHPQTLRLYERKQLIRPGRSSGKTRLYSERDIEHLREIRRLTQELGVNLAGVEEIMRLRHELDGARHHLEGNVRRIQDDLTERMTSWRTLPPGAPDDQNRVGYSGGLDEGADEDGADGAAGHDEDDDSAPGQ; translated from the coding sequence ATGGCCCCCGACTCTAAACATCGCCCTGTGTACGTGATTTCAGTGGCGGCGGAACTGGTGGATATGCACCCTCAGACGCTGCGCCTGTACGAACGCAAGGGCCTGATCCGTCCGGGGCGGTCCAGCGGCAAGACGCGCCTGTACAGTGAACGCGACATCGAGCACCTGCGCGAGATCCGCCGGCTGACCCAGGAACTGGGCGTCAATCTGGCCGGCGTTGAGGAGGTCATGCGCCTGCAGCACGAGCTGGACGACCTGCAGGGCGAGTTCGAGGCCGAGATTCAGCGCATCGAGGGCGAGCTGCGCGGGCAGGCCCAGGCCCTCCCGTCTTCGGACGGCCGCTTCGATCCCAAAGACCGCCCGGTGTACGTGATCTCCATCGCGGCGGAACTGGTCGACATGCACCCCCAGACGCTGCGGCTGTACGAACGCAAACAGCTGATCCGTCCGGGGCGATCCAGCGGCAAGACGCGCCTGTACAGTGAACGCGACATCGAGCACCTGCGCGAGATCCGCCGGCTGACCCAGGAACTGGGCGTCAATCTGGCCGGCGTCGAGGAAATCATGCGCCTGCGCCACGAACTGGACGGCGCCCGCCATCATCTGGAGGGGAATGTCCGCCGTATTCAGGACGACCTGACCGAACGCATGACCAGCTGGCGCACCCTGCCCCCCGGCGCACCGGACGACCAGAACCGCGTGGGCTACAGCGGCGGCCTAGATGAGGGCGCAGATGAGGACGGCGCCGACGGCGCGGCGGGGCATGATGAGGACGATGATTCAGCACCCGGTCAGTGA
- a CDS encoding YcjF family protein has product MLPPLVKQVLDNFNFDVDPDQTPDKNAEEVIKSAALLTGAIAVEPIPFADLLLITPVQAKMVLHVGKIYGFEVTPERAREIAQELGVTVAYGLAARQVMRGLAKLALPVIGGIITAPAVYGWTFALGRLAQNYFERKRLGLPDSRRDRIQVVQEAKQQARRVLPEAQDFSDLASELRRRAEKRQGGGPDSPN; this is encoded by the coding sequence ATGCTGCCGCCGCTCGTGAAACAGGTGCTCGACAACTTCAACTTCGATGTCGATCCTGACCAGACCCCGGATAAAAACGCCGAGGAGGTGATCAAGAGCGCGGCGCTGCTCACCGGCGCGATCGCGGTCGAGCCCATTCCCTTCGCGGATCTGCTGCTCATCACCCCTGTCCAGGCCAAGATGGTGCTGCACGTGGGCAAGATCTACGGTTTCGAGGTCACGCCCGAGCGCGCGCGCGAGATCGCGCAGGAGCTGGGCGTCACGGTGGCCTACGGACTGGCGGCGCGTCAGGTCATGCGCGGCCTGGCCAAGCTGGCGCTGCCCGTGATCGGCGGGATCATCACCGCGCCGGCCGTCTATGGCTGGACGTTCGCGCTGGGGCGGCTGGCGCAGAATTATTTCGAGCGCAAACGTCTGGGGCTGCCGGACTCACGCCGCGACCGGATCCAGGTCGTGCAGGAGGCCAAGCAGCAGGCCCGGCGGGTGCTGCCCGAGGCCCAGGACTTCAGCGATCTGGCCAGCGAACTGCGCCGCCGCGCCGAGAAGCGCCAGGGCGGCGGGCCCGACAGTCCCAACTGA
- a CDS encoding phosphoribosylglycinamide formyltransferase, with product MRLGFLASHGGSAARHLTLACRSGELRAEPVALVSNNSGSGALAWARGAGLTTAHLSSAKYPDPDALDGALLDFLRGAGTDTLVLSGYMRELGPRVLGHFAGRVLNIHPSLLPRHGGRGMYGDRVHQNVLDSGDRESGASVHLVTRGIDEGPVLAQSRVPVLSGDTLETLKARVQATEGELMLRAVRELGERRGI from the coding sequence TTGAGGCTCGGCTTCCTCGCCTCGCACGGGGGCAGCGCCGCGCGGCACCTGACGCTGGCCTGCCGCAGCGGGGAGCTGCGGGCCGAGCCGGTGGCGCTGGTCAGCAACAACAGCGGCTCCGGGGCGCTGGCCTGGGCACGGGGGGCGGGCCTGACCACCGCCCACCTGAGCAGCGCGAAGTATCCCGACCCGGACGCACTGGACGGCGCCCTTCTGGACTTCCTGCGGGGCGCCGGCACCGACACGCTGGTGCTCAGCGGCTACATGCGCGAACTCGGGCCGCGCGTGCTGGGGCACTTCGCGGGCCGGGTGCTGAACATTCACCCCAGCCTGCTGCCGCGCCACGGCGGGCGAGGCATGTACGGCGACCGCGTGCACCAGAACGTGCTGGACAGCGGAGACCGCGAATCGGGCGCCTCGGTGCATCTGGTCACGCGGGGCATCGACGAGGGGCCGGTGCTGGCGCAGTCGCGCGTGCCGGTGCTGAGCGGCGACACCCTGGAGACCCTGAAAGCCCGCGTGCAGGCCACCGAGGGGGAACTGATGCTGCGGGCGGTGCGGGAACTGGGAGAGAGGCGGGGAATCTAG
- a CDS encoding LysR family transcriptional regulator: protein MTTGKPLHPAQPTLSQLRALIAVADAGGFSEAAAELGVSQSSLSEAVGKLEEVVGRPLLRRTPSGTRPTPAGERTLTYARAAVQAAGDVVLAAQEDDRLAGALRIASFRSTATHLLPPVLAAFRREHPGVSVRLLDGEANGGGEELLRRGQVDLALVVGEEISGLRLTPLLEDEYLFVAPASRGDHPVSAEELGDADLLLPPNLDSCHARVKRYLHPLGVTPARVTEVDQDSVILSMVGHGLGVTIMARLALMPVPGDLVLLPLPHPLSRPLALAALPQRAHLPLIRAFTAALVESLGERGAAHPARRGGLGATLH, encoded by the coding sequence ATGACCACTGGAAAGCCGCTGCATCCTGCCCAGCCGACCCTGTCGCAGCTGCGGGCCTTGATCGCCGTGGCGGATGCAGGCGGTTTCAGCGAGGCGGCGGCCGAACTGGGCGTGTCGCAGTCCTCGCTGAGCGAGGCGGTGGGCAAGCTCGAAGAGGTGGTCGGGCGCCCCCTGCTGCGCCGCACGCCGTCGGGCACCCGGCCCACCCCGGCGGGGGAGCGGACGCTGACCTACGCGCGCGCCGCCGTGCAGGCGGCTGGAGACGTGGTGCTGGCCGCGCAGGAGGACGACAGGCTGGCGGGGGCCCTGCGGATCGCGTCCTTCCGCTCGACCGCCACGCATCTGCTTCCGCCGGTGCTGGCCGCCTTCCGGCGCGAGCATCCGGGGGTCAGCGTGAGGCTGCTGGACGGCGAGGCGAACGGTGGGGGCGAGGAACTGCTGCGCCGTGGACAGGTCGATCTCGCCCTGGTCGTGGGTGAGGAGATCTCGGGCCTGCGCCTGACGCCGCTGCTGGAGGATGAATACCTGTTCGTCGCCCCCGCCTCGCGCGGCGACCATCCGGTCAGCGCCGAGGAACTGGGGGACGCCGACCTGCTGCTGCCGCCCAATCTGGATTCCTGTCATGCACGGGTGAAGCGCTACCTGCACCCCCTGGGCGTCACGCCCGCCCGTGTCACGGAGGTCGATCAGGACAGCGTGATCCTGAGCATGGTGGGCCACGGACTGGGCGTGACGATCATGGCCCGGCTGGCCCTGATGCCGGTTCCCGGCGACCTCGTCCTCCTTCCGCTGCCGCACCCGCTGAGCCGCCCGCTGGCGCTGGCCGCCCTGCCCCAGCGCGCCCACCTGCCCCTGATCCGCGCGTTCACGGCGGCGCTCGTGGAGTCCCTGGGCGAGCGGGGAGCTGCACACCCAGCCCGGCGCGGTGGCCTGGGCGCGACGCTGCACTGA
- a CDS encoding metallophosphoesterase — MSALWVVGDIHGAYDKLRQLLRQAGLLTADDSWQGADARLVFLGDYLDRGPHGLDVIRLIRRLEPQARAAGGQITALLGNHEVMFLAALHFRASDPGDALGFRDYWLSNGGQESDAAQVQIHDLTWLRARPALAHADGWLLAHADSLFYLRLGRSIEAVNRQVGALLGSSEAKVWSSFMNIFADRFAFTFPSGERAAHDLLSELGGARIVHGHTPVYVLLDELMLDLDTDPTLPITYAGGLCVDMDSGMAYREEAGFIARLGNAGVAETVTLHDDLGPF, encoded by the coding sequence TTGAGCGCCCTGTGGGTGGTGGGCGATATCCACGGAGCCTACGACAAGCTGCGGCAACTGCTGAGGCAGGCGGGGCTCCTCACCGCAGACGACAGCTGGCAAGGCGCCGACGCGCGGCTGGTGTTCCTGGGCGACTATCTGGACCGTGGCCCGCACGGCCTGGACGTGATCCGCCTGATCCGTCGCCTGGAACCGCAGGCCCGCGCCGCCGGCGGGCAGATCACGGCCCTGCTCGGCAACCACGAGGTCATGTTCCTGGCCGCCCTGCATTTCCGGGCCAGCGACCCCGGCGACGCCCTGGGCTTCCGGGACTACTGGCTCAGCAACGGCGGCCAGGAATCCGACGCCGCCCAGGTGCAGATCCACGACCTGACCTGGCTGCGGGCACGCCCGGCCCTGGCGCACGCCGACGGCTGGCTGCTGGCCCACGCCGACAGCCTCTTCTACCTGCGTCTGGGCCGCAGCATCGAGGCCGTGAACCGGCAGGTGGGCGCGCTGCTCGGCAGCAGCGAGGCGAAGGTCTGGAGCAGCTTCATGAATATTTTCGCCGACCGCTTCGCCTTCACCTTCCCCAGCGGCGAGCGCGCGGCACACGACCTCCTGAGCGAGCTGGGCGGCGCGCGGATCGTCCACGGACACACCCCCGTCTATGTCCTGCTGGACGAACTCATGCTCGATCTGGACACCGATCCCACCCTGCCGATCACCTACGCCGGTGGCCTGTGCGTGGACATGGACAGCGGGATGGCCTACCGGGAGGAAGCGGGGTTCATCGCCCGCCTGGGGAATGCGGGCGTGGCCGAAACCGTGACTCTGCACGACGACCTTGGGCCGTTCTAG
- a CDS encoding AfsR/SARP family transcriptional regulator, whose product MDATKALLLAAFCAYTMNDLPRCADLLSEALQELASQPRSQSRATIAPELREIEEMLAYARLNPNLAPMLEAALEDASYLSGNIRDDLFTTGMRLEIMTLGQELVIRDGVPCSMRVKGSVAVLAYLAMHPRSTRQTVITDLWPDRDPKKAATYFRQCISDIRETTGADVILVEGAHQAPEYRLSSKATVILDSQRVLQLVANGQLPAAVAAYKGEFLPTLDESEWVEEQRIHIREALLGSLRAELRAAQLGREYRRVVLLATAIIGIDPSDTDTENLRLDMAREVASPAEVARFEAERHRRMN is encoded by the coding sequence GTGGACGCGACTAAAGCCCTCCTCCTCGCTGCCTTCTGCGCCTACACCATGAATGACCTGCCTCGTTGTGCAGACCTCCTGTCAGAGGCCTTACAGGAACTCGCCAGTCAGCCCCGCTCGCAATCGCGGGCCACCATTGCGCCCGAACTCCGTGAAATCGAAGAGATGCTGGCGTATGCCCGGCTGAATCCGAATCTGGCGCCCATGCTGGAGGCGGCGCTGGAAGACGCCTCGTACCTGAGCGGGAACATCCGTGACGACCTGTTCACGACAGGAATGCGCCTGGAGATCATGACGCTGGGCCAGGAACTGGTGATTCGGGACGGCGTGCCGTGTTCCATGCGGGTCAAGGGCAGCGTGGCGGTGCTGGCCTATCTGGCCATGCACCCGCGCAGCACCCGCCAGACCGTGATTACCGATCTGTGGCCCGACCGCGATCCGAAGAAGGCCGCGACCTATTTCCGGCAGTGCATCTCGGATATCCGTGAGACCACCGGGGCCGACGTCATTCTGGTCGAGGGGGCCCACCAGGCGCCGGAATACCGCCTGAGCAGCAAGGCCACGGTCATCCTGGACAGCCAGCGGGTGCTGCAGCTCGTGGCCAACGGTCAGCTGCCGGCGGCGGTCGCGGCCTACAAAGGCGAGTTCCTGCCCACGCTGGACGAAAGCGAATGGGTCGAGGAACAGCGCATCCATATCCGGGAAGCGTTGCTGGGTTCCCTGCGCGCCGAGCTCCGGGCCGCTCAGCTGGGACGCGAATACCGCCGCGTGGTGCTGCTGGCCACCGCGATCATCGGGATCGATCCCAGCGACACGGATACCGAGAACCTGCGGCTGGACATGGCGCGCGAGGTCGCCAGCCCGGCCGAGGTGGCGCGCTTCGAGGCCGAACGTCACCGCCGGATGAACTGA